In Sebastes umbrosus isolate fSebUmb1 chromosome 7, fSebUmb1.pri, whole genome shotgun sequence, the sequence AGTGATGTCACTAAAGGCGTAAGGTCCTTGTATGGCATAAGGTGAAGCTGTTGTTGACATCCACGGTTTTGATCTGCCGGGGcagctttctgtttctgtcttccTCCTGAATATGGAAGAAATGACATTAAAGAGCGCAGTGGGATCATCACGACAAGCTGCTGTGAGACCACATAAAGtgataaaacatattttccctATGTGTcgaaacacaaacaaagataCAAGAAGTATATATCAGGTATATTGTGTACACACTGGCCAAAACTGAGTAAATACTTGGAGAAGAGCTGCATTGATGTGCATTAAAATGCTTCTTAATAAGTCATTTTATTACTCTGCATCCAGAAACgcaatgttatatatatttgaaaaacaACAGATAAGTACAtggtattgtaattttagtatAACAGCTTATACTTTTCTGCTTTTACCTCTTGGCATGGTGTTTGTAACAGAAGAACCCAGCAGctgcaaacagcagcagcagcagagcaggaaTAGTTGCATAAAGGATGTAGGAAACATACAGGGTGTCGTCTGAGAGAGATACTGCAAAGGAAAGAATATGACTTGGCATAACTTCTTTTAAGATGACTTTACAACATAGACCTTAATCCTTGAATAGTTTGGGCACGTCACCATTCTGTTACTACTCAAAGCAGTATTTTTTAGTAGTTTCCCTGAAAACATAAAGTGCTTTTTATTCTAAGTATCAAGAATAaagtatatgttttatttttattttcttacctGATGACTCAGGTAGTCTCATTTTTATCCTCTCATCACTTTCTGTAGTTGTTAACACGTTTGGCCTCACAGATGGAACTGGAGCAATCAgaaaacaagttaacatcatcagttgaatattacaagaaaaaatatgACACATGACATTGTTTATCAAACCGTTGCAGATTTCTACAACTGAAAAGAAACAATAAGCAAAACATGTGAGAGTatgaattaaaatattaaatgcaTCATGTATAACAAATACCATGTATTTTCCCTAACTGTTTGAATTTCCCTGTTTAAATGTCCTTATTGGTAGATGGTGTGATCACATGCATCTATATGCACATTTATAGCTTAAGATGCATGTTTGAAGTTTTTCAGAATGTAAGTGAATACATGTGTTGTATAAGGTTTGAATATGTGTTGATTCACCTTTTGTAAAACTGAAGATTTTGACAATTTCTTTCCTGAATAACACCTATCcttaataaaaacagaaagataTTTGCTGCAAAGCTGAATACAtcatacatgtactgtattgtactgtgctgtactgtactgtactgtactgtactgtgctgtactgtactgtactgtactgtactgtactgtgctgtgctgtactgtactgtactgtactgtactgtactgtactgtgctgtactgtgctgtactgtactgtactgtactacaTGTGACCTACAGATTATATAACGTAAACAACCCAAACCTTATACATTTTGACCACTAGAGGTCTTTATTTACACAAAAGGGAAGATGACATTTAAAGTAGTGATGACCTTTCTTGATCTAAGTATAAACACATGTGCAGTCAATTGTTATCTTTATACCCCACAGAAACATCATGCATACAAGGACAGTATTTACAGCACGTGTGGGGTAGTTAAGTACATGTTGTACCTGCATGTGCTGTGTTCCGTTCCTCTGGTACTTTTTCTgcaaaagacagagaaaagtaAGTTGATGATGTAATCAATGCTACTTCACTCAGctcattaaaaaaagatgaagtACATAAAGGCATGCATTCAAGAACTGTATCACATCcgaaatagaaagaaaagaaaaaaaaaaacaggaagaatcgttagaaaatgaaaaaaaaaataaaatgagccCAGAAAAATCTCCAGAGGAGTAAACTGttttaagtatatatatatatatatatatatatatatatataaaaaagcttTAGGTTGTTACATAAATATGACCACAAAGTGTGCACACAGATTTATCGAAGGGATGGTTCACAGTTTGAAAGTCCCTTAAAGGACTTAAAACTGATtaataatttaaaggtgctaaatgtgagattaggggcatatctattgcctccgcacggctctcaacatggcgacatcTGAGCCAGTGGGTTGTAGTTACCGGTGCTAAgagtgctaacagtgaaaacaaagttaACACTGCTTATAAAGCTAAGTGTTAACCTagggggggaaccagagggtggcgCTCTCGGTCTGTACGGTGTTACCAattgtaaccgccatatgagagcagcgTAGAGCATgagctgtgagctagccagtggggcacgctcacatgcacgaacatgcactaaaagcacgtgCGGATGGCCaattatgtcaacaaagcacggagaagcgcagattacaacacacaaagagggagtgtgacttcattctcagctcaggtagacattacgcctctatatctttatatagcaaatgtctgtttgctgctatattaatagtCTGGATATaaatagagcacctttaagataTCGGGTATACCTTTAACACAGgcagatactgtatatctttttGGGTTTCCAGAGAGCATGAGCAGTAATCCAGGAAAccaacattaatattgcacattaGTTGTTAAGAGCTAGTGGTTGACAGCGGTGGCCCCGTTTCAGTAATGTTTTTTGGAAGATAAAATTCAGATTTTGTGGATTCAAGAACCAAATAAAACCAAAGAGTGTCAAATTTCAATAATTCCCAGCAGTGCGCAGCAAGGTACACCAGCACAGTGTCTGTGATCTACTGGCTCACCTTCTGGGTATTTGCAGACAAAGTTGTTCTTGGAGTTGCAGTTGTCATCGTTCCACTGGAACAGGAAATGACCTTCCTCGTCGGGCGGTGCGTTGGGCTGGTGATACAGAACCGCACACATTTCAACGCCACACGATGGCTCGTCCCAGTGCCAATTCCTACAGCAAATAAGATGCACAAGTTTATCGCATTTATATTGGACAATTTACATTATAGCATGCACAGTTTTACTTCATATCTGAATTTCTTATTCCCAAATTCTTGCAAAGGATTGTATATCCATCACTCCCACACAAGCACCATTTGATCCCTTGAGATCCCGCATACTTTTTTCACTGATGCAGCCGAAACATTCATACACAGAGTGAAAtgataaaaaaggagaaagaccTGTACTTGGCCTTGCTTCCATCCAGCCAAAAGTACTGGGAAGGGCAACCTGGGTTTGTTGTCCCTGCCCTGTGGCGCTGAGGGTTGCGGCGAAGCCCGATCCAGAAGTCTCCATCTCCAGCCTGCAGCTGCTGTATGAACCTCTCCATCAGTCGCTGCTCGCTCTCTGTCTCAATGCTGAGCAAGTCACCTCCATCCGACCTACAGGCCTGCCTGGCATCCTCAAAGGTCAGCCTCCGCCTGCTGTCCTGGATGTAGGACACCTTGTAGCATGGGCGCTCTGTCCCACGCCGACAGATCCTTTGGCCTGGACGATGCGGTCAGCATCAGGGAGAAAACAAgatgatacatttttttgttttctgtggcaAGAAGATTATAAACAACCTACAGAATCACGGACAAATTAGGAACCAGAATTTGTTTTTGCAAAAGTCTTGCCACATTTTCCTGCAACGTGGGTAGGGTAAACCATATGAAATTACAGAGTAAAACCTATATTTTTAAGGacttaaaaaaagatgtttgttttttctagaTTTGTGCCACTTGTGCATTTCAAAATAGTTTGGATGCTGTGGTGCACTGTGACCGATTTCAAATATGTGAGTCTGAGCACGTCtgagatgcagtgacttgctGCGGTGGCATAATGAGGAGCTTTATTATTGATTGAAGTATGTTAATTATGGTTTTACACAATGAATCTTGATTGTCTAAAGGCGCTAATGGCACATCACTTAAaggtaatttattattattattattattattattattattattattattattatcaatacgCCAACTAATAAACAGAGACAATAGATaaaatcattttacagctaaatcgtacactacaagatgtttctgcaaacatttgaggcgagaaataggcattacagtaacagaatattgattcatatttgatcagcgctgcctagtttgaccatttgatcggagttcgcaagtgattgacagctgctcatagacggcaggctccagctcggctccgattggttgttttcctacggtctgtgaaatcttgcagatgccattaggagcactggaggacacagaggcccatgatttttttcagatttcctgtctcatgcactactgtcaggatatagaggccgttttataaaaataaactttttaaaatcatatttgctccaattctacgcaCTGTGACCATACCTGTGACCATACCATACCTGTGACCCCACATTACAGGTTGTAGGAGTTGAAAACATGTACAAGCGATACAATACTGACAAAAATCTCAGACGTCTTATCTCCTTGAAATGCTTctatcacatttatttttaaacttatACATAATAGAAACATAGTGCTATAGATGGATGTGCATCTGTTGCATAATGGTGTAGGTCTAGTTAGTAtacatataaaatgtatatgtgTACTAACTAAAcctatgcagtggtggaagtactcagatcttgtacttcagtaaaagtagcaatactagcatgtagaaatactctgttacaagtaagggtcctgcattcaaaatccttcttaagtaaaagtgcaaaaatattagcatatgaatatacttaaagtactaaacgtataaaagtacacattattcagaataatgtatattattgaattatacttattgatgcattaatgtgttcatcactggTTAAGGTGGATCTCGTTTTAATGACttaatatactgctgggtagtttaatctataataatacatcagaatgtattagttgatttatattttgtattaataatctgaatctgtaaagtaaataaagttaataaatcaatgtagtggagtaaaaagcacaatatttccctctgagatgtcgtggagtagaagtagaaagtatcagaacatggaaatactcaaggaaagtgcaagtacctcaaaattgtacttaagtacagtacttgattaaatgtacttagttacttttcaccactgagtacatgttatactgttgtgtttttctaagcattctttactgctcctgttggaataaaataattgttgattttttaactgcaaagtagtaatgtgtttttgataccttcactttttttcattatatcataccaggatgtttgctgaaattgattggatgtgacacagccctacctagaaacatttccaccagcGACACTGATATAAATGCTGTTGTTATCATCACAGCCTgcctacactgttaagaattggcagcagggttgcctttattttactgtaaaattaacattattatactgtcgctgaaatttacagccttgtactgttaatgaaaaatacagtttgaactgttttttttaaattattttcacagtattttacagtttatttactgtttaaagatacattatatagctgtttttcacctttcttttacattatcttactgataatgcactatttaggttgtattttttacatacattttaataaacataattttttgcctagatgaatagacttagcaggttacagacataggaatagtcacaccaaatacaattaaaggcacttgttaggaaaaaggctacaatagacttgttgacacttttcccaaaatgtgtgtctatagctggctacaagcacagaatgcaaaccataacaacatgtgagtgaagaacaatgaAGTTAATTCACTGATTCTACAagcatgtacaatgtacaagcctcacatgagcagatcaggtcccagaattaaaaaaaatactgcatgaaactgttactgatgatactttagacagttgatcagcagtaaagtgctgttttataagaatgcattatagtccAGTtgaaaaacggcctatgagcgtaatttaaaaGCACTGTtcttagcaataacaggttaatactgttgaaatcctgctgtaaattaacagcaatcgTTTACAGTGTAGAGTTATGGAAAACTATGCGACCTGCTGACTTCAGATCGGTGATCTGAATACACCCAGTTGATGTTCATTTTCCACCACATCAcgtgctgctgtgtgactgcAGTCTGTTTATCATTACAGTGCAGCCTTCATGCTGTATGTAGGCTATATACGCTTCAGGCTTATTTACACTGGTTGTGGGATCAACCTCGTTACATTAATCcacaaaaacaaatgcacagCCTCGTTCAGTTGCAtgcaaacttatttttttaaaacttttttgtcggtacaaacaaacaaacaagtcgaagtattacttttaaaataaaatacacagcaATAAGCCTATTGCATTGTCGCAGTGGAGTTTAAAAAGGGAGTTTTCGCTTTCTTACCATTTATTTTAGACGTGGATCCAGGGTGGAACAGCACGGCGATCACGGTGCCAAACAGCTTCATAAAATCCATTTCTACATATTTCACCCCGAGTGTGTTGCACGATTAGTTTTAAAATAAAGTAGTAGTTCAACTTCAGATTCTCCAACCCTGATGATAAACAGACTATAATGACAGAGAGGCAGCAGAGAGGTCTGTCCAGTCAGACTAGTGGAGGCGTGCATATGGCGTCTggctgaggggaaaaaacatcaaGAGGGAGATAGTCCAAGATTTTTTTGctttagaaaaaagaaaaaaaagtaggcTATTGTTGCTTTTCAGTGAATTCCATCCCCTCTAGATGTAAACTCAAAGCACTAAGGTTGAGAATTTGTGCATTTTGTCTTTTATAAATAGCAAAAATCCCATTCCACATATAGTAATGTCATTATCATGGAGATGAATAGAGTTCTTTGTGCAAACTATGCATCATGCTCCCTGTATTAACATAAAGAATGAGCATCTCTCAGTCTTtttccaccacacacacacacacacacacacagattgagtGCTGTCTGGGGAAACATACAGCTCAGAGGAGAAAATGAAGCCAGAAAGCAGAAACAAGGTTGACTTCAAGATTGTAAATGGTGCGTGTTAAAAGTACAACTCagtctttccttttctttgtctggTATAAACACACTGGTCTCATATCATGATGTGATTCAGTTTGTCGACCACATTTCTGATGTGGCCGgtgattataaaaaaacatctcCCATGAAAGCAAGTGTAAGTGTTTAAAAGGAAAGTGACTCACTGTGAAAACACCATGAGAGACAGAGTAAGGACAAAAAGTgagatagggagagagagattggAACAGGAAAgcatgcagaggaggaagaggaaaggatttttttttggagagCCAAACTTCCTGTTCATTGCTATGGTTTGGTTTCCAGGCATTGCAGTTTCATTTCCAGAAAATGAGCAATTGTGAGAGTCTGGAGCAGTCGTAGGGATTAcgcaacaaaaataaatcattttacaCGGTTTAATCCCCCAAAAGGCTGAGAGACTGACAGGTTAAATGTTGGCTTGCTCCAGTTCTGGTTGAATGAAAGTTGTTGTTGTCAGCAGCACTCCGTGTACTTGTTGTTTCATGTAAATGTAGTTGTTTGTAGTATTAATCTGTGTTATTCGTGCGGTGAGTTTATTGGATTTAATTTCAGCACTGTGTGCTGTTCAAATAGCAGCAAATGGGGCATGCTTCTCTTCAATGTGGGATTTAAATGGTAATGGTTTTGATGCAAACTATTTGACCACCACTGTGTTATAAAGAGACAGAAGCAACGTTATGGATAGTGATCTCCTTTATCCTACTATGTGTCATGTGTCATGGGAGTCGTCTCTTCCAGGATGACAACCCTTTCACAGGGTGCACAAAGGGTCACTGAATGGTTTCATaagtatgaaaatgatgtgaatcaTACGCTATGTGGCCTTTTCATTTGTCCCCCATCTACTTATTAGCTCTGTTGCAGTTTTAGGGGCATTtaatagcagaaatggaatataatattcataattatgttttcattagtgtatgattacctgaaactaagaattgttgtgttttcgttagcttagaatgagcccttcatatccacATAGGGAGTgtggtcctcttcacagagtccgccatgttgctccgccatgtttctacagaacaGACTCCACCACAGTTCTCTGTcatgcttggaaagggaggggtgagcggaCGGGTATTCAATTTGTTGCAATCTgaaacctcaccactagatgccacttaatcctacacactgctccttcaAGATAAATCCCAATTTACTTACTGAATTCCTCACATTTCCCCAAACTACACACCTGTTTCACTAAATCTCCCATTTCCCCACCAAAATGAAGCGCTTGTATCAGTACAGTATTTAGACTCTCCcattaaaactaaaaaaggaCTACTTTATCTTTACAAAAGATACATGCCACAACTTAAACACACACCACCATAATGGTAAACTGCT encodes:
- the laynb gene encoding layilin — its product is MDFMKLFGTVIAVLFHPGSTSKINGQRICRRGTERPCYKVSYIQDSRRRLTFEDARQACRSDGGDLLSIETESEQRLMERFIQQLQAGDGDFWIGLRRNPQRHRAGTTNPGCPSQYFWLDGSKAKYRNWHWDEPSCGVEMCAVLYHQPNAPPDEEGHFLFQWNDDNCNSKNNFVCKYPEEKVPEERNTAHAVPSVRPNVLTTTESDERIKMRLPESSVSLSDDTLYVSYILYATIPALLLLLFAAAGFFCYKHHAKRRKTETESCPGRSKPWMSTTASPYAIQGPYAFSDITKLTHPTLDGSMPGSIMTKHPCAPSQGSQCDEYENVTCTARESGFVTNDIYETCKAQSRQTGWVENEIYG